GGAGCGGGAAGGCGACGTTCTCGTAGACGTTCATCGAGTCGAAGAGCGCCGCCGCCTGGAACACCATGCCGAACTTGCGCCGCACCACCTCCAGCCGCTCCTCGCCCAGGGGGACGATGTCCTCCCCGTCGATGACGACCTGGCCGTGGTCCGGCTTGAGCAGGCCGATCATGTGCTTCATCAGCACCGTCTTGCCGGAGCCGGAACCACCGAGGATGACGCAGGTGCTGCCCTCCGGCACGGTGACGTTGATGCCGGTGAGCACCTTGTACTCACCGAAGGTCTTGTGCAGGTCGACGACCTGAATCATGGACCGCGTGGAGGTGACGCGGGGGGGACGGGAGGCGGCGGTCATGTGCGGATGAGCACCCCGATGATGAAATCGAGGATGAAGATGGAGAGCGCGCTGGAGACCATGGCCTCGGTGGTCGCCTGGCCCACGCCCTTGGCGCCGCCGGAGGCGTTGTAGCCCTTGTAGCAACAGATGAGCGTGACGGTGAGGCCGAAGATGGCGCCCTTGAGGGTGCCCTCGTACAAGTCCAGCGGCTCCATCCACTGCTGGGTGCGCGACAAGAACGTCCCGGCGGAGGTGCCCTGGACGAAGACGGAAATCATGTAGGCGCCACTCATGCCCGAGGTGAAGAAGAGCATGGTGAGCACCGGCCCCATGATGAGGCCCGAGAGCACGCGGGGCACCAGCAGGTACTGCACGGGGTTGACGGCCATGGTCTCCAGGGCGTCCACCTGCTCGGTGACGCGCATGGTGCCCAGCTCCGTGCACATGGAAGAGCCGGCGCGCATGGTCACCATGAGCGCGGAGAACACCGGCGCCAGCTCGCGGCTCAGGGTGAGCGCCACGGTGGGGCCCACCAGGCTCTCGGCGTCAAAGAGGGCAAAGGCGGTGGAGACCTGCTGGGCGAACACCATGCCGGTGAACAGGCCCGTGAGCGCCACGATGAAGATGGAGCCCACCCCCACGAAATCCAGCTGCGAGAAGAAGATCTGCGGCCGGAAGGGGCGCTTGAAGGCCCAGCGGAGGACCTGGAAGCCCAGGTAGGCCACGCCCCCCACGTCGCTGACCACGGAAATGGTCCCTTTGCCGAAGTTCTCGACCGCCTGGGTCAGGAAGTGGGGCTCCTTGGGCGCCTTGTCCGCGTTCTCGGTGGCCATGATAGGTCCGCCTACTCTACGTGTCCGAGACCGGGGCACAAGTGCCGTGCTGCGTACTGGTTGTACCTCTCGGGGCGGATCGTTATGTTGCGCGCCCCCTTTTTCATGACGCGGGCCCCAAGGCCCGAAGCAGGGCTCCACAAGATGGCAACTCATAAGGTCGGCGGCGAGGTTGATGCTCCTTGTACTCGCTGCAAGCTCACCCTGGCGCACACCATTCTCGCGATGGTGGGCCCGAAGATCGCCCGGGTGCGCTGCAACACCTGCGGCGGAGATCACGTCTACCGCAGCGCACCGGGCACCACGGATCGTCCCACCGCGGCGGCGCGCAGCGCCTCGTCCGCTTCACGCTCCTCGACCTCTTCCCGGGCCGAGAAGCCCGAAAAGGTCGTCATCTCCTTCGAGGAGCAACTCTCCGGCAAGGACATCGCCAACGCGCCCAAGTACAGCCCCAAGGACACATACCGGGTGGATCAGGTGATTCAGCACCCCACCTTCGGGCTGGGGCTGGTGACCATCGTCCGCGGCGACAAGGTGGACATCGTCTTCAAGTCCGAGACGAAGACGCTGGTGCACGGCCGCGGCGGAGGCCCCACCCAGGAACGCCCCGCGTTCAGCCCTCCCAGCGCCCGGCTGGCAGGCCCCGCGGACAAGCCCCAGCCGCTCTCGGCGGCGGAGGACGTGCCCGCGACGCAACCCGCGTCCGCTCCTTCCGAAGATTGACCCGGGGTCCCCAAGGGCAGTGACCTGCCCTTGCGCCCCTCGGAGACATGCGCCCGGTGCTCCTCCTCTTCGCCCTGATGCTCCCCCTGGCCGCCACTGCGGCGGCGCCAGAGGTGAGTTTTTCTCCCACCCAGGTGGTGCTGGGCGAGGATCGCCTCGTGGAAGTGGAGGTCCGGGTCCCTTCGGGCGCGGGGCCCGTGCACGCGGCCGCGTCCTCGGGCACGTTCGCCGAGCCCGTGGTGGAGGGCGGCACGAGGCGGATGTTCCGGTGGACGCCCCCGGAGGTCCGCTACCCGCTTGCCGCCTTCCTCGTCTTCTGGGTGGACACGCCCCAGGGCCCCCCAGAGGCCACCGTCGTTCGCATTCCCCTGTTGGGACAGACCCGCCTGCCCATCACCACGGACCGCGGCGCCTCGGTGGAGATCGAGATCGCCGGCCAGCTCTTCGGCCCCGTGCAGGCCGACGCCCGGGGCAGGGCCTGGATCCCCGTCCAGGTGCCTCCGGGGGAGAACGCGGCGCGCGTGTTGGCCACGCGGGGAGCCCTGAAGACCACCCGGACCGTGCCCCTGGAGGTTCCCCCCCACCGACCCCTCGTGGCGTGGCTGTCACCCCAGCCCATGCCCCCCAAGGGAGGGTGGATGGGCGTGGCCGGAGCGGACAGCGAGGACGCCTCCGCACTGGAGCTCCAGCCCGTGGGAGCGACGGTGGAGCCCGTTTCCAACGGATCGGCGCGGGTCTACCGGGTGACGCCGCTGCCGGGGGCGGAGACCGTGTCCGTGGACATCCGGCGCCGCCACGCCAAGGACGAGACCCGGGCCGAGGTCCGGGTCAGACAGCCGGCGGGTTCGCCCGAGCCCCCGCCCGCTCCACCCGAAGCCCCACCTGTTCCGCCCGAGGCCCCTCCAGCGCCCAGCGGCGACGAACGGGGGGTGGCCCTGCACCTGCTGGCGGGGGGTTTCTTCGCCGAGGGCTCGAATCAGGGCCCCTTGGCGGCCGTGGGCCTCTCATACCCCCTGCCCTTCTGGGGGCAGCGGCTCTCCCTGGAGGCGGAAGCCGGGGTGCGCCGCGCCGCGCTGACAGTCACCCTGGAAGGCCGGGGGGAGTTGCGCTCCCAGATACTCGCGGCCCCCTTGCTGGCTTCCGCTCGGCTGAGGCTGCTCGAAGGCGGGGCCTTCGCCCTGCACGTGCGCGCGGGCGGGGGGCTCCTGCCCTTCCAGCATGACGTTTCGAGCAGCGGCCAGGAGGAATTCAAGGAAGGAAAGCTCGCCTCGATGGCCTTCGTGTCCCTTCAGGCGGCATACCGGTTCGGACACTGGAGCGCCCTGCTGGAGCCCCGGTGGGAGCACGGCCCTGTGCACACCCCTCGCCTGGATGCCAAGCTGGGAGGAATCGCCTTCACCTTGGGCGTGAGGTACGAACCATGAGAGCCGGTGAATGCCGCGAGCGGGGGGGCCTGGCGGGGAGCGGGTGGAGGCTCTGCCTGCTTCCGCTGCTCTGGGCGTGCAGCAACTCGGGGACGGAAGGCACGCCGATCACCCTCACCTCCGTCACGCCCGCCACCATGTCGTCGAGCGAGTGCATCGACGTGGAGGTAGGGCTCACCGGAGATCCGCCGTTCACGCTGGACTACGGCACCTCCACCGCCCAAACGGTCACGGTGACGCAGGTCTCCATCGGGCAGCAGGGCTTCCCGGTCTCGTCCTTGCGAAGGACCGCGGGGGGGTTCACCCTGCCGCTCCCCTCGGAGATGCCCGAGGGCAAGCAGGATGTCCGTGTCCTGCTCTCGGATAAGCGAGAGCTGGTGCTCCCGGGAGGGTTCGAAGTCACCGCGCCACTGCGGATCAACGGCTTCACCATCGATTACGTCCTGGACCAGTACCCCGGCGAGCCCTTCTCCCTGGTGATCCGGGCCGCGGGTGAGGACGCTGTGAACTTCCGGGGAAAGGGGCGGCTGAGCGCCGGCGGGGCGGTCTTGCAACCCGAGCAGAGCGCCGCCTTCGACGCCGGGGTGCTCAAGCAACAAGTCACCCTGCTAGGCGCCCCCGGAACCGTCTTCATCCAGATGGAGGACTGCACGGGTCTCCAGACCCAGTCCAACGACTTCCGGCTGCTCCCCCGCTGAACGCAGAAGCGCCAGGGCCTGAGCCATGTCCCCGGGAAGAGGAGCCTCCACGGCTCCCGCCTCCACGCCTGGGAGCGCGGGCCACTCAATCCTTGCCGCGTGCAGGGGGGTGCGCGACAGCACCACCGCGTCCCCCTCCCCGCCCAGCTCCCGCCGGGTCAGCGGCTCGGCCCGGCCATACTGGTGGTCCACCAACAGCGGGTGTCCCTGGCCCAGCAGGTGGACACGAATCTGGTGCGTCCGGCCCGTGAGCGGCTCGGCCTCCACCAGCGAGGTCTTCGCGAACGTCTCCACGGGGCGAATCCGCGTCCGCGAGGGCTTGCCCGCCTCGCCGGGCCGCGCGAGCCGCATGCGGCCCTTGCGCGCGGGCACCAGCGCTTCATCCACCAACCGGGGCGCCTCCACCCGGCCCTCCACCAGCGCCAGGTACCGCTTGCGCACCTGGCCTGCCTCGAAGGCCACGGACAGGGCCCGGTGCCGCTCCGCATCCAGCGCGAACACCAACACCCCGGAGGTGTCACGATCCAACCGGTGCACCACGAAGACCTTGCGGCGCAGCTGCGCTTCCAACTGCTCGCGCAGGGAGACCTCCCCCTCGCCCCGCCCCGGAATGACGAGCGTGCCAGGAGGTTTGGCCACCACGAGCAGGCCCGCGCCCTCGTGGAGCACTCGGACTTCGCTCACGCGTACTCCGACACCGGCACCACGCTGATGGGGCCCAGCCCCTTGAGGAGCTTCTTCGCCTCGGCGGCCCGCCCCAGCACCACGATGACGGGGGGCTCGGGGAACAGGTACTTGGCGGCGGCCTCCTTCACCTGCTTCGCCGTCACCGCGTGCAGCCGCTCGCGGAACTTCTCTACCCAGTCCTCCCCCAAGCCGTACACGCGGATGTCGGCGATGACGGATGCCACGGACTCATTGGTCTCGGTGCGCAGCGGGTAGAGCCCGGCCAGGTACGTCTGCGCCGTCTTCAGCTCACGGGGGGTGATGCCTCCGGTGCGCACCTTGGCCACCTCCGCCAGGGCCACGTCGATGATCTCCCGCGTGGAGGCCGTCTTGGTGAAGGTGGAGATGGCGAAGGACCCCGCGGCGCTCATCGCGTCGAAGTAACTGCCCACCCCATACGAGAGGCCCCGCTCCACGCGGATCTCGTTCACGAGCCGGGAAGTGAATCCGCCCCCGAGCGAGATGTTCATCGCGGTCGCCGCGAAGTAGTCCGGATGGCCGAGCCGGTACCCAGGGCCGCCAATGCGCACCTGGGACTGCGTCTGATCCGGCTTGTCCACGAGGAGGACCTTGCCCGCCTGGGCCATGCGCGCCACGGCCGGAACCGCCAGGGGCGTTCCCTGCTCCGCGGGCGCCCAACCGGCGAAGGCCTTCTCCGCCTCGGCGGCCACCACCTCGGGCTTCACCGCGCCCACCACCACCAGCAGGGCCGTCTGGGGGCCGATGCGCTCCCGGTGGAAGCGCACCAGATCCTCGCGCGTGAAGGTGCGCACGTGCGCGGCCTTGCCCCCCACGTCATGCCCATAAGGGTGCTGGCCCCACAGCGCGCGGTTGAAGGCCCGGCTCGTGATGGTGTCGGGATCGTCCAGATCATTGGCGAACTGAGCCAGGGCGCGCTCCCGGGCCAGATCCACCTCCTTCTCGGGGAAGGAGGGCTCCCGGACGATCTGGCCGAGCACGGCGAGCATCGAGGAGAAGTGCTCAGCGGGGGTGGTGACGTAGAGCGACATCAGATCCTCGCTCACGCCCACCGAGAGACTGGCGCCCACGAACTCGATCGCCTCATCGAGCGCATCCGCGCTGAGGGTGTCCGTGCCCCGGCGCAGCAACCGGACGGTGAAGTCGGCCAGACCTTCCTTGTCCTTGGGGTCCGTGATGCTGCCGGCGTGGAGCACCAGGCGAATGGAGACGAGAGGCAGCGGCCCCCGCTCGGCGGCGAGCACCTTCAAGCCGCTGGAAGTCGTGGTCTCGGTGGTGGGGGGAAGACGGATGGGGCGAGGCGGCGGCGGCGCCTTCTTGGCGGTGGCTTGGGAACGCAAGGCCATGGGGAAATCCTTTCGACTCAGGCGGCGAAGGGCTCGGGCAGCAGGGTCACCACCGAGCGGCGCTCAGGGGCAAAGAACTTCGTCGCGACGGCCTTCACCTGCTCGTTCGAGATGGCGGCATAGCGCGACGGCAGCATCAACAGCTCCTGCCACGAGCCCAGCAACGTTTCGTAGTGGCCGAGCGCATGCGCGCGCCCGGTGTTGGTGGCCAGCTCCCGGAGCTGATCGGCGCGCAGGTTGTTCTTCGCCTTCTGCAACTCGCGCTCGGTGAGCCCCTCCTTCGCCACGCGCTCCAGCTCGGCGTACAGCGCCGTCTCGGCCTTCTGGGGGTCCGAATCCGGCTTGAGCTCCAGGTAGAAGACGATGGTGCCCGGGTCGATGCGCCAGCCCCAGTCGAACATCACCGACACGGCGGCCTGCTGCTCGTAGATGAGGGACTTCACCAGCCGGCTCCCCTCCCCCTTGTTCATGGCGTACTGGATGACGTCCAGCACCAGCGTGTCCTCCTCGGAGGCCCGCGGGCCGCGGTAGCCGATCATCAGCGAGGGCGACTGCGCCGGGTGGCGCACCTGGGCGCGCCGCTCGCCCTTCTGCGCGGGCTCGGCATCCAGGACGGTGGCGGGCGTGGGCCCCTTGGGGATGTCCCCGTAGTAGCGGCGCACCAGCGCCAGGGTCTTCTTCGGGTCGATGTCGCCAGAGATGTAGAGCACCGCGTTGTTCGGCGCGTAGTACGTGCGGAAGTACTCCTCGCAGTCGCGGCGGGAGATGTTTTCGATGTCCGCCATCCACCCGATGACGGGCCAGCGGTACGGGTGCGCCTTGTAGATGAGCGTGCCCAGCTCCTCGTCGAGCATGCCGGTGATTTCGTTGTCCACGCGGACCCGGCGCTCCTCCTTCACCACCTCGCGCTCGCTGGCCAGCGAACCATCGGAGATGCGCAGCGAGCGCATCCGGTCCGACTCCAAATCCAACACCGTATCCAGCGCATCCACGGAGAAGTCGTCGTAGTACACCGTCATGTCATTGGAGGTGTACGCGTTGGAGCGGCCGCCATTGGACTCCAGCGTCCGGTCGAACTGCTTGGGGCCGTACTTCTTCGCCCCGTTGAACATCATGTGCTCGAACAGGTGGCTGATGCCGGTGATGCCGGGGCGCTCGTTGCGCGAACCCACCTGGAAGAAGGTGTAGAGGCTCACCACGGGCGTCTGCGCGTTGGGCAGCAGCCGGACGCGCAGGCCATTGGACAGGGTGGCCTCGTGAACAGTGAGCAGGGACTGCAGGGCGGCGTCCGCCTTGCGGGGAGCGGTCCGTGGAGAAGCCTTGGGCATACGGGGCACCGTATACATGCCCGCGTTACAGATCCACCACGCCCGCTTTCAAGGCGAGCACGACCGCCTCCACGTGGGAGTTGACGCCCATCTTCCGGTAGATGTGAGACAGATGGGTGCGCACGGTGCGCCGCTCCAGCGTCATCACCTCCCCCACCTCGGCGTTGGACAGCCCCTTGGCCACGAAGCGCAACACCTCGAACTCCGCCGGGGTGAGCCCCCAGGGATTCTCCGGCTTCGTGGCGGGCTTGGCCTGAAGCGAGTGGAAATAGTTCCAGAAGCGCTTGGCGATGATGGGCTCCAGGACAGTGCCGCCCTCCATCACCTCGCGGATGCTGGAGCGGATCTTCTCCGGCCCCACCCGCTTCACCAGGTAGCCCGAGGCGCCTGCCTGGATGGCCTCGTAGACTTTTTGCTCGTCCTCGAAGGACGTGAGGATGAGGATCTCCACGCTGGCGGCCCGGCGCTTGACGCGCTGGGTCACCTGGATGCCGTTGAGGCCCGGCAGCTCGAGATCCAACAGGACGATCTGCGGCTGGACCTGAACGATGTCCTCCACGGCCAGCTCACCGTCCTGGCAGGTGCCCACCACCTCGAGCTCTTCGAACGTCCTCAGCACCTTCACCAGGTTCCTGAGGAGGGTGGGCTGATCCTCGACGACATAGACGCGGGTGCGGTCCATGCTCAACGCCTCGGGGCGGGTTTGAACTTCTGCTCGATGGCCCGCGTCTTGCCTCGCTCGAAGCGCAGGCGGAAC
This genomic window from Stigmatella ashevillena contains:
- a CDS encoding ATP-binding cassette domain-containing protein: MTAASRPPRVTSTRSMIQVVDLHKTFGEYKVLTGINVTVPEGSTCVILGGSGSGKTVLMKHMIGLLKPDHGQVVIDGEDIVPLGEERLEVVRRKFGMVFQAAALFDSMNVYENVAFPL
- a CDS encoding RluA family pseudouridine synthase, translated to MSEVRVLHEGAGLLVVAKPPGTLVIPGRGEGEVSLREQLEAQLRRKVFVVHRLDRDTSGVLVFALDAERHRALSVAFEAGQVRKRYLALVEGRVEAPRLVDEALVPARKGRMRLARPGEAGKPSRTRIRPVETFAKTSLVEAEPLTGRTHQIRVHLLGQGHPLLVDHQYGRAEPLTRRELGGEGDAVVLSRTPLHAARIEWPALPGVEAGAVEAPLPGDMAQALALLRSAGEQPEVVGLGLETRAVLHLDEDGSGGA
- a CDS encoding M16 family metallopeptidase — translated: MPKASPRTAPRKADAALQSLLTVHEATLSNGLRVRLLPNAQTPVVSLYTFFQVGSRNERPGITGISHLFEHMMFNGAKKYGPKQFDRTLESNGGRSNAYTSNDMTVYYDDFSVDALDTVLDLESDRMRSLRISDGSLASEREVVKEERRVRVDNEITGMLDEELGTLIYKAHPYRWPVIGWMADIENISRRDCEEYFRTYYAPNNAVLYISGDIDPKKTLALVRRYYGDIPKGPTPATVLDAEPAQKGERRAQVRHPAQSPSLMIGYRGPRASEEDTLVLDVIQYAMNKGEGSRLVKSLIYEQQAAVSVMFDWGWRIDPGTIVFYLELKPDSDPQKAETALYAELERVAKEGLTERELQKAKNNLRADQLRELATNTGRAHALGHYETLLGSWQELLMLPSRYAAISNEQVKAVATKFFAPERRSVVTLLPEPFAA
- a CDS encoding response regulator; translation: MDRTRVYVVEDQPTLLRNLVKVLRTFEELEVVGTCQDGELAVEDIVQVQPQIVLLDLELPGLNGIQVTQRVKRRAASVEILILTSFEDEQKVYEAIQAGASGYLVKRVGPEKIRSSIREVMEGGTVLEPIIAKRFWNYFHSLQAKPATKPENPWGLTPAEFEVLRFVAKGLSNAEVGEVMTLERRTVRTHLSHIYRKMGVNSHVEAVVLALKAGVVDL
- a CDS encoding M16 family metallopeptidase, with the protein product MALRSQATAKKAPPPPRPIRLPPTTETTTSSGLKVLAAERGPLPLVSIRLVLHAGSITDPKDKEGLADFTVRLLRRGTDTLSADALDEAIEFVGASLSVGVSEDLMSLYVTTPAEHFSSMLAVLGQIVREPSFPEKEVDLARERALAQFANDLDDPDTITSRAFNRALWGQHPYGHDVGGKAAHVRTFTREDLVRFHRERIGPQTALLVVVGAVKPEVVAAEAEKAFAGWAPAEQGTPLAVPAVARMAQAGKVLLVDKPDQTQSQVRIGGPGYRLGHPDYFAATAMNISLGGGFTSRLVNEIRVERGLSYGVGSYFDAMSAAGSFAISTFTKTASTREIIDVALAEVAKVRTGGITPRELKTAQTYLAGLYPLRTETNESVASVIADIRVYGLGEDWVEKFRERLHAVTAKQVKEAAAKYLFPEPPVIVVLGRAAEAKKLLKGLGPISVVPVSEYA
- a CDS encoding MlaE family ABC transporter permease, yielding MATENADKAPKEPHFLTQAVENFGKGTISVVSDVGGVAYLGFQVLRWAFKRPFRPQIFFSQLDFVGVGSIFIVALTGLFTGMVFAQQVSTAFALFDAESLVGPTVALTLSRELAPVFSALMVTMRAGSSMCTELGTMRVTEQVDALETMAVNPVQYLLVPRVLSGLIMGPVLTMLFFTSGMSGAYMISVFVQGTSAGTFLSRTQQWMEPLDLYEGTLKGAIFGLTVTLICCYKGYNASGGAKGVGQATTEAMVSSALSIFILDFIIGVLIRT